The following are encoded together in the Flavobacterium sp. TR2 genome:
- a CDS encoding BamA/TamA family outer membrane protein, which produces MSKRHNHRNIYLKYIALLSLFFVLGCSNTKYLPEGELLYTGGSVTVKDSIMKKKDRKALEAELEGLLRPKPNKQFLGLRPKLLIYNLAGEPKKDKGTRYWLRNKVGEPPVLFSQVDLDYNASVLRNFTENRGYFKTRVSADSTVRNKRVTAEYIVTPRKQYIIKSVTFPDDSLKMSKIIARSHKRSLLKVGNPYDLDIIKAERERIDARLKEKGYFYFNPDYILAKVDSSKGDHEVRIRLVIKDDTPVKALTSYKIDKIFVYPNYSLANDSAVYRKRDIVQYKDFTIIDTADTFKPRIYDRTIYFKKGDVYNRKDHNLTLNRFVNLGTFSFVKNEFKPSDSIPNALDSYYYLTLLSKKFIRVEVIGKTNSASYTGTELNLNWNNRNFLRGAELFTASIFGGADFQLGGVNRGKNIYKLGGEVSLTWPRFITPFHIEGNSEYVPRTRATLRYEYQKRTQLYALNSFNTSFGYMWKENIRKEHQLNVIDVTYVSPNHVTPEYLADVDKDPALGKVIEKQLVFGPTYNYTYTNTMQKRKKNTIYFNGELDLAGNLTGLLTGANIKKNDTIKIFDVPFSQYVKIRSDFRHYLKLGKESELASRLIVGAGFAYGNSRTLPASKQFVVGGTNSIRAFRARTLGPGSYVVPTETSDNYTPDQSADLKLEFNTEYRAKLFSIVRGAVFLDAGNIWLLHADPNKPGAEISKDFMKEIAVGAGVGLRFDLSFLVLRTDLAIPLRNPALPDGQRWVIDDINFGSSSWRKDNLILNIAIGYPF; this is translated from the coding sequence ATGAGCAAAAGACATAATCATAGAAATATTTATTTAAAGTATATCGCGCTGCTTTCCTTATTTTTTGTTTTAGGATGCAGCAACACGAAATATCTTCCTGAGGGCGAATTGCTTTATACTGGCGGTTCTGTTACAGTAAAAGATTCGATCATGAAAAAGAAAGATCGAAAAGCGCTGGAAGCAGAATTGGAAGGACTGTTGCGTCCAAAACCGAACAAACAGTTTTTGGGGCTTCGACCTAAATTGCTGATATACAATCTTGCAGGAGAGCCTAAAAAAGATAAAGGAACACGATACTGGCTGCGCAACAAAGTTGGAGAACCGCCAGTGCTTTTCAGCCAAGTTGATTTGGATTATAATGCTTCGGTTTTACGAAATTTTACAGAAAATAGAGGTTATTTTAAAACTCGTGTCAGCGCCGATTCGACTGTTCGAAATAAAAGGGTTACGGCAGAATATATTGTTACGCCAAGAAAACAGTACATCATAAAAAGCGTTACTTTTCCAGACGACTCCTTAAAAATGTCAAAAATTATTGCCAGAAGCCATAAAAGAAGTCTTCTTAAAGTTGGAAATCCATACGATTTGGACATCATTAAAGCAGAAAGAGAAAGAATCGATGCCAGATTAAAAGAAAAAGGTTATTTCTATTTTAATCCAGATTATATTTTGGCAAAAGTAGACAGCAGCAAAGGAGATCACGAAGTGCGAATCAGATTGGTGATAAAAGACGATACGCCTGTAAAAGCCTTAACTTCATACAAAATAGATAAAATCTTTGTGTACCCAAATTATTCGCTTGCCAATGATAGTGCGGTTTATAGAAAAAGAGATATAGTGCAGTATAAAGATTTTACTATAATTGATACAGCAGATACCTTTAAACCAAGAATTTACGATCGAACCATTTATTTCAAAAAAGGAGATGTTTACAACAGGAAAGACCATAATTTGACCTTAAACCGATTTGTGAATTTGGGGACTTTCAGTTTTGTGAAGAACGAATTTAAACCGTCAGATTCTATTCCGAATGCTTTAGATTCGTATTACTATTTGACTCTTTTGTCAAAGAAATTCATAAGAGTTGAAGTTATCGGAAAAACGAACTCAGCAAGTTATACTGGTACAGAATTAAATCTGAATTGGAATAACCGAAACTTTTTGCGCGGTGCAGAATTGTTTACAGCGTCAATTTTTGGAGGAGCCGATTTTCAGCTGGGCGGAGTAAATAGAGGAAAAAATATTTACAAACTAGGAGGCGAAGTAAGTTTAACTTGGCCAAGATTTATAACCCCTTTTCATATTGAAGGAAATAGCGAATATGTGCCAAGAACTAGAGCAACTTTGCGTTACGAATACCAAAAAAGGACACAATTGTATGCTTTAAACTCTTTTAATACTTCTTTCGGTTATATGTGGAAAGAAAACATTCGCAAAGAACATCAATTGAATGTAATTGATGTGACTTATGTAAGCCCAAATCATGTTACGCCAGAATATTTAGCAGATGTTGATAAAGATCCAGCCTTAGGAAAAGTAATCGAAAAGCAACTTGTTTTTGGTCCAACGTACAATTACACGTATACCAACACGATGCAGAAGCGTAAAAAGAATACGATCTATTTTAATGGCGAATTAGATTTGGCCGGAAACCTAACAGGACTGCTTACAGGAGCAAATATCAAGAAAAACGACACCATAAAAATCTTCGATGTTCCCTTTAGCCAATATGTAAAAATCAGATCCGATTTTAGGCATTATTTAAAATTAGGTAAAGAAAGCGAGTTAGCCAGCAGATTGATTGTCGGTGCCGGTTTTGCTTATGGAAATTCGAGAACACTTCCAGCATCTAAGCAGTTTGTAGTAGGAGGAACGAACAGTATTAGGGCTTTTAGAGCGAGAACTTTAGGGCCAGGTAGTTATGTTGTTCCGACAGAAACTAGTGATAATTATACGCCAGACCAATCTGCCGACTTAAAATTAGAATTCAATACCGAGTATCGCGCTAAACTTTTTAGTATTGTAAGAGGTGCTGTGTTTTTAGATGCGGGAAATATTTGGCTTTTGCACGCCGATCCTAACAAACCTGGAGCAGAGATTTCAAAAGATTTTATGAAAGAAATTGCCGTTGGTGCGGGAGTAGGTTTGCGCTTCGATTTATCCTTTTTAGTTTTAAGAACCGATTTAGCCATTCCGCTTCGAAATCCTGCATTGCCAGACGGACAAAGATGGGTAATTGACGATATTAATTTCGGAAGCAGTTCTTGGAGAAAAGACAACCTGATTTTGAATATTGCTATAGGTTATCCGTTCTAG
- a CDS encoding translocation/assembly module TamB domain-containing protein, which produces MNKKPVYFLKKTLRILMWCVVSIVALLLVVIILIQVPSVQNFVKDKAITYLEGKIKTKVSLDKILIKFPKDVVLEGFYFEDQKKDTLLAGKRLEVDVDLFKLVSSELEINSVSLENVKANISRNKDGVFNFDYIIKAFESKEPKAEDPDAKPFKISVVKVNLDQVKFNFKDDFSKNDIRVNLTHFDTKFKKFDLDKMDFNIPTINLNGLKVVLDQDVVEKIAEVSVKTVDTVSKRPDFKLALNKITLSKIDILYDNKDSKLNSGIRLENLNLAVNEIDLNKQLLDFDTFEVKNLSGNLRLGAKDKQIETPDLDTTAIKQAGWKVKLNDANLENIAFRFDDMQSKPKTKGIDYAHLDLDKFNFKAEKLYYGNDTISGNIKTLTVNEKSGLQIQSFKTDFFYGPKNASLENLYLKTPQTLLQDKVKAQYKSLESLQKDLGNLALDANLKQSKIGFKDILLFVPDLQNTNPFKSNPNAILYVDSRMSGKVKDLNISKFEMSGIGSTKVSLSGKIAGLPDAQKAYYDLDIKKASTTSKDINMLVPAGTIPKNIQLPSQLSLQGKFKGSVQNFKINMTLASSFGNAKIDALFDQRVKKREKYDAQVYLLDFDLGRFIKNDSIGKITLKAKVKGNGLDPKTANAVVDGLVQKAVFNRYTYRDLALKGNIENGSFAVKSGMKDPNLNFDLIASGDTKDKYPTIKLKLNLDIADLEKLNLHAGPMKLRGNVDADIANSNPDFLNGKVFLSNIQVLQDAEPIVLDSIRVLAFADKDSNSIKISSQFLKAEVTGKYKLTTLANSLQKSLSKYIDLQNPKVNAESDEQRLAFMLKVDNDPVLFKLLPKLTGLEPFTINGNYNNHTDSLTVKGTIPRIVYGGNTISDGKINIEAKENALEYSVSVATIESGSLKIPFTSLSGQVQNNILTYALEVQDAKQKQQYFIAGEFKAEGSKNIVKLDAENFILNYDKWNVDPENAIEFGEKRLYVNKFNLSNNGNELKVQSQGNQNNAPLQVDFVNFKIETIMNMVKKDELLMQGLINGNALVENVMTNPTFTSDLKIDDFTFKGSKVGDLEIKVDNKTANTLAANVALSDEGNDLKLTGNYQLDAGTFDFDVAINKLYIKSIQGFSMGNITEGQGFLSGNFKLTGNASAPQINGELVFNDAGFRVTQLNSYFKTKNEKITFSNEMISFDKFSLFDENDNELFVNGTIQSPDFVKYNFNLLVEADDFRAIHSQAKDNDLFYGDLFLDTKLNIKGNLDSPVVDGTIKINKETKFTVVMPQSDPSIADREGIVEFVDEDNLYLKQTVDMQNKLNQSELKGMDVNVAISINKEAELTLLIDKSNGDYLNLKGEAELVGGIDQSGKTTLTGKYEFSDGSYQMNFNGIKRKFDIQKGSFITWNGEPTMATLNITAIYKVNTAPIDLLGSQLKNLSPSVQNTYKQKLPFQTLLKMNGELLKPEISFGIVLPKGNYNVSTDVVDMTQAKLKQLEQDPAELNKQVFALLLLNRFVGENPFASESGGINAESFARQSVSKILSQQLNNLAGDLIEGFEVNFDLESTEDYTTGTMQNRTDLNVEVSKKLLDDRLKITVGSSFGVEGQERANEESTNIAGDVALDYQLTKDGRYMIRAYRKNQYQVAVEGQVIETGVAFVITMSYNKFRELFHRTEEEKQLIREEKIRKEKEKQKKKEDKEKGKLQENEDEKTIEGNEQKT; this is translated from the coding sequence ATGAATAAGAAACCCGTTTATTTTCTTAAAAAAACACTTCGTATCTTAATGTGGTGCGTGGTTTCTATAGTGGCACTTTTATTAGTTGTAATTATCTTAATTCAGGTTCCGTCAGTTCAAAATTTCGTTAAAGATAAAGCGATTACTTATCTAGAAGGTAAAATCAAAACCAAAGTTTCTCTCGATAAAATTCTAATTAAATTTCCCAAAGATGTAGTTCTGGAAGGTTTTTATTTTGAAGACCAAAAAAAGGACACTTTGCTGGCTGGTAAACGATTAGAAGTCGATGTCGATCTTTTTAAACTCGTAAGCAGCGAACTCGAAATCAATTCTGTTTCATTGGAAAATGTCAAAGCCAATATTTCCAGAAACAAAGACGGCGTTTTCAATTTTGATTATATCATAAAAGCATTTGAGTCTAAGGAACCAAAAGCAGAAGATCCTGATGCTAAACCTTTTAAAATTTCTGTTGTAAAAGTAAATCTCGATCAGGTTAAATTTAATTTTAAAGATGATTTTTCGAAGAATGATATCAGAGTAAATCTGACCCATTTTGATACCAAATTCAAAAAGTTCGATCTTGATAAAATGGATTTTAATATTCCGACCATCAATTTAAATGGCTTAAAAGTAGTTTTAGATCAGGATGTTGTCGAGAAAATTGCTGAAGTTTCAGTTAAAACAGTTGATACGGTTTCGAAACGGCCAGATTTTAAATTGGCATTGAATAAAATCACTTTGTCTAAAATCGATATTTTATACGATAATAAAGATTCCAAACTCAATTCGGGCATTCGTTTGGAGAATTTAAATTTGGCGGTAAATGAAATCGATCTGAATAAGCAGCTTCTAGATTTTGATACTTTCGAAGTAAAAAACCTTAGCGGAAATCTGCGATTAGGTGCAAAAGACAAACAAATTGAAACTCCAGATTTAGATACAACAGCCATAAAACAAGCAGGCTGGAAAGTAAAACTCAACGATGCCAATCTGGAAAATATAGCTTTCAGATTTGATGATATGCAGTCAAAACCTAAAACGAAAGGAATTGACTATGCACACTTGGATTTGGATAAATTCAATTTTAAAGCCGAGAAATTATATTACGGAAATGATACGATTTCAGGAAATATAAAAACGCTAACGGTAAATGAAAAAAGCGGCTTGCAGATCCAGTCTTTCAAAACCGATTTCTTTTACGGACCTAAAAATGCTTCGTTGGAAAATCTGTATTTGAAAACACCGCAAACTCTTCTTCAAGACAAAGTTAAAGCCCAATATAAATCATTAGAATCACTTCAGAAGGATTTAGGAAATCTTGCCCTTGACGCCAATTTAAAACAATCTAAAATTGGTTTCAAAGACATCTTGCTGTTTGTTCCCGACCTTCAAAATACAAATCCATTCAAAAGTAATCCAAATGCGATTTTGTATGTGGACAGCCGTATGAGCGGAAAAGTAAAAGATTTGAATATTTCGAAGTTTGAAATGAGCGGAATTGGTTCTACAAAAGTTTCTCTTTCGGGGAAAATTGCCGGATTGCCTGATGCGCAAAAAGCATATTACGATTTGGATATTAAAAAAGCTTCGACGACTTCAAAAGACATTAATATGCTGGTGCCAGCGGGAACAATTCCGAAAAATATCCAGCTGCCGTCTCAATTAAGTTTGCAAGGGAAATTTAAAGGTTCTGTTCAGAATTTTAAAATCAATATGACTCTAGCGAGCAGTTTTGGAAATGCAAAAATTGATGCTTTATTTGATCAGCGCGTTAAAAAAAGAGAAAAATACGATGCGCAAGTTTATCTGTTGGATTTTGATTTGGGACGTTTTATTAAAAATGATTCCATCGGAAAAATTACGCTTAAAGCAAAAGTTAAAGGAAACGGTTTAGATCCAAAAACAGCAAATGCTGTGGTTGACGGTTTGGTGCAAAAAGCAGTTTTTAATCGATACACTTATAGAGATTTAGCATTAAAAGGAAATATTGAAAATGGTTCTTTTGCAGTAAAATCGGGGATGAAAGACCCAAACCTCAATTTCGATTTAATAGCTTCTGGCGACACAAAAGATAAATATCCGACCATAAAATTAAAGCTGAACTTAGATATTGCCGATTTAGAAAAACTGAATTTGCACGCAGGGCCGATGAAGCTTCGCGGAAATGTTGATGCTGATATTGCCAATAGTAATCCTGATTTTCTGAATGGAAAAGTGTTTCTTTCGAACATTCAAGTTTTGCAAGATGCAGAACCGATTGTTTTAGATTCGATTCGTGTACTGGCTTTTGCGGATAAAGACAGCAATTCCATTAAAATTTCGTCTCAATTTCTAAAAGCCGAAGTAACCGGAAAATACAAATTGACGACTTTGGCAAATTCACTTCAAAAATCATTATCTAAATATATTGACCTTCAAAATCCGAAAGTCAACGCAGAATCAGACGAACAGAGATTGGCTTTTATGCTGAAAGTAGACAATGATCCTGTTCTTTTTAAATTGTTGCCAAAATTAACTGGATTAGAGCCTTTTACGATAAATGGAAATTATAATAATCATACCGATTCTTTAACGGTAAAAGGAACTATTCCGAGAATTGTTTACGGAGGCAATACCATTTCGGATGGGAAAATCAATATCGAAGCCAAAGAAAATGCGTTGGAATATTCAGTTTCTGTGGCAACAATTGAAAGCGGTTCTTTAAAAATTCCGTTTACGAGTTTGAGCGGACAAGTGCAAAACAATATTTTGACTTATGCACTTGAAGTTCAGGATGCGAAACAAAAACAGCAATATTTTATCGCGGGCGAATTTAAAGCAGAAGGGTCTAAAAATATTGTAAAACTTGACGCTGAAAACTTCATTTTAAATTATGATAAATGGAATGTTGATCCTGAGAATGCGATTGAGTTTGGAGAAAAAAGGCTTTATGTCAATAAATTCAATTTGAGCAATAACGGAAATGAGTTAAAAGTGCAATCGCAAGGGAATCAAAACAATGCGCCTTTGCAAGTAGATTTTGTCAACTTCAAAATCGAAACCATTATGAACATGGTTAAAAAAGATGAGTTATTGATGCAAGGTTTGATAAACGGAAATGCATTGGTAGAAAATGTGATGACGAACCCAACTTTTACATCCGATTTAAAAATTGATGATTTTACTTTTAAAGGTTCAAAAGTCGGAGATTTAGAAATAAAAGTAGATAATAAAACAGCCAATACACTTGCCGCAAATGTAGCCTTGAGCGACGAAGGAAATGACTTGAAGCTAACAGGAAATTATCAGTTAGATGCAGGAACATTTGATTTTGATGTAGCCATTAATAAGCTTTATATCAAAAGCATTCAAGGTTTTAGCATGGGAAACATTACTGAAGGGCAAGGCTTTTTGTCGGGAAATTTTAAGCTGACAGGAAATGCTTCGGCTCCCCAAATTAATGGAGAATTGGTTTTTAATGATGCTGGTTTTAGAGTCACGCAGCTCAATTCGTATTTTAAAACAAAAAATGAAAAAATCACGTTCAGCAATGAGATGATTTCATTTGATAAATTCTCTCTTTTTGATGAAAATGATAACGAATTGTTTGTAAATGGAACCATTCAGTCTCCAGATTTTGTCAAATACAATTTCAATTTGCTTGTTGAAGCCGACGATTTTAGAGCCATCCATTCGCAAGCAAAAGACAATGATTTGTTTTATGGCGATTTATTTTTAGATACAAAACTGAATATCAAAGGAAATTTGGATAGTCCCGTTGTTGATGGAACTATTAAAATAAATAAAGAAACGAAGTTTACGGTCGTAATGCCGCAGTCAGACCCTTCGATTGCCGATCGCGAAGGAATTGTAGAATTTGTTGACGAAGATAATCTGTACTTGAAGCAAACGGTTGATATGCAGAACAAACTGAATCAGTCGGAATTGAAAGGAATGGATGTTAATGTGGCTATTTCGATCAATAAAGAAGCCGAATTGACTTTGCTAATCGATAAATCTAATGGCGATTATTTGAATTTGAAAGGAGAAGCAGAATTAGTTGGAGGAATCGATCAATCGGGAAAAACAACTTTGACTGGAAAATATGAATTTTCGGATGGTTCTTATCAAATGAATTTCAACGGAATTAAAAGAAAATTTGATATTCAGAAAGGAAGTTTCATCACCTGGAATGGCGAACCGACAATGGCAACTTTAAATATTACAGCCATTTATAAAGTCAACACAGCGCCAATTGATTTATTGGGGAGTCAGTTGAAAAATCTATCTCCATCGGTTCAAAACACCTACAAACAAAAACTTCCTTTTCAGACTTTATTGAAAATGAATGGAGAATTGCTGAAACCCGAAATTTCGTTTGGAATTGTCCTTCCCAAAGGAAATTATAATGTTTCTACAGATGTTGTAGATATGACACAGGCAAAATTAAAACAGCTGGAACAAGATCCCGCCGAACTTAATAAACAAGTTTTTGCCCTTTTATTATTGAACAGATTTGTGGGCGAAAATCCTTTTGCGAGCGAAAGCGGTGGCATAAATGCAGAATCTTTTGCGAGACAGAGTGTGAGCAAGATACTTTCGCAGCAATTGAATAATCTGGCAGGAGATCTTATTGAAGGATTTGAAGTCAATTTTGATTTAGAATCGACAGAAGATTATACGACAGGAACCATGCAGAACAGAACCGATCTGAATGTTGAAGTTTCTAAAAAATTGCTAGACGATCGATTAAAAATTACGGTTGGAAGCAGTTTTGGAGTAGAAGGGCAGGAACGTGCCAACGAAGAATCAACCAATATTGCTGGCGATGTCGCTTTAGATTATCAACTGACAAAAGATGGCCGTTACATGATTCGTGCGTATCGCAAAAACCAATATCAGGTTGCAGTAGAAGGTCAGGTAATAGAGACAGGAGTCGCCTTTGTAATTACAATGAGCTACAATAAATTCAGAGAATTATTTCATCGTACAGAAGAAGAAAAACAGCTAATTAGAGAAGAAAAAATTCGCAAGGAAAAAGAAAAGCAAAAAAAGAAAGAGGATAAAGAAAAGGGTAAACTGCAAGAGAACGAAGACGAAAAAACGATTGAAGGAAATGAGCAAAAGACATAA
- a CDS encoding DUF4230 domain-containing protein, which produces MQNLIKRIIGIGVIVLIIVLGFKYCQFKKDDDTDIQYNTNLIQQQILNVGKLVVTEGHFSEVITYKNQQKYLMDMISFEKKALIVVNANVTVAYDLHQMKYDIDEKNKTITILNIPKEEITINPDIQFYDVEQSKLNPFTGDDYNKINKSVKANLAKKIEKSTLKTNAQNRLISELSKILIMTNSMGWKLQYNGKTIESETELTQDLKL; this is translated from the coding sequence ATGCAAAACTTGATCAAAAGAATTATAGGTATTGGAGTTATTGTTTTAATAATTGTTCTGGGATTTAAATATTGCCAGTTCAAAAAAGACGATGACACAGATATTCAATATAATACCAATTTAATTCAGCAGCAGATTCTTAATGTTGGTAAATTGGTCGTTACCGAAGGGCATTTCTCAGAGGTCATTACCTACAAAAATCAGCAGAAATATTTGATGGACATGATTTCTTTTGAGAAAAAAGCGCTAATCGTTGTCAACGCAAATGTGACTGTTGCTTACGATTTGCATCAAATGAAATATGATATTGATGAGAAAAACAAAACCATCACGATTTTAAATATTCCAAAAGAAGAAATCACGATAAACCCAGATATTCAGTTTTACGATGTTGAGCAAAGTAAACTGAATCCGTTTACGGGAGACGATTACAATAAAATCAATAAATCGGTAAAAGCCAATCTGGCAAAGAAAATCGAGAAGTCTACCCTAAAAACCAACGCTCAAAATAGACTGATAAGCGAATTGTCTAAGATTTTAATCATGACCAATTCAATGGGATGGAAACTGCAATACAATGGAAAAACTATTGAATCTGAAACTGAATTGACTCAGGATTTGAAGCTGTAG
- a CDS encoding GSCFA domain-containing protein has protein sequence MQFRTQIPISRSSNPIDYNSKILSIGSCFAENMAEKFDYFKFQNETNPFGIIFNPASIEKLFNRISRQEWFEEKDVFFHNERWQSFEAHSDLSNSDRQELLESLNKAVAETNKQLREATHIIITFGTSWIYRNLEKGEIVANCHKVPQKQFSKELLSAEAIQKSIQNTIEAIQVLNPNINFIFTISPVRHIKDGFVENQLSKSHLFTALHQTLDLSPEASGLAFDYFPSYEIMMDELRDYRFYSEDMLHPNQIAIDYIWKLFSENYVSEESVPVMKEVDEIQKSLRHRSFNPESEQHQKFLAKLQQKMDALGKKQPHIKF, from the coding sequence ATGCAATTCAGAACCCAAATTCCAATTTCAAGAAGCAGTAATCCGATCGATTATAATTCGAAAATACTTTCTATTGGTTCTTGTTTTGCTGAAAACATGGCAGAGAAATTTGATTATTTTAAATTTCAGAACGAAACCAATCCGTTTGGAATAATTTTTAATCCCGCTTCAATTGAGAAATTATTTAACCGAATTTCTAGACAAGAATGGTTTGAAGAAAAAGATGTCTTTTTTCATAATGAGCGCTGGCAGAGCTTTGAGGCGCATTCGGATTTAAGCAATTCTGACCGTCAGGAATTGTTAGAATCGCTCAATAAAGCAGTAGCAGAAACGAACAAACAGCTCAGAGAAGCCACTCATATTATCATCACTTTTGGAACTTCTTGGATTTATAGAAATCTCGAAAAAGGCGAAATTGTAGCCAATTGCCATAAAGTGCCTCAAAAACAATTTTCAAAAGAATTACTGTCGGCAGAAGCAATCCAAAAAAGCATTCAAAATACAATTGAAGCCATTCAGGTTTTGAATCCTAATATAAATTTCATTTTTACAATTTCTCCAGTACGCCACATCAAAGACGGATTTGTAGAAAACCAATTGAGCAAATCGCATTTGTTTACAGCTTTACATCAGACTCTTGATTTAAGTCCCGAGGCTTCGGGATTGGCTTTTGACTATTTTCCTTCCTACGAAATCATGATGGATGAACTTCGCGATTATCGTTTTTATTCTGAAGATATGCTGCATCCAAATCAAATTGCGATAGATTATATTTGGAAGCTTTTTAGCGAAAATTATGTTTCAGAAGAAAGCGTTCCTGTGATGAAAGAAGTAGACGAAATTCAAAAAAGCCTTCGTCACCGCAGTTTTAATCCAGAATCAGAACAGCACCAAAAGTTTTTGGCAAAGCTCCAGCAAAAGATGGATGCCTTAGGAAAAAAGCAGCCTCACATCAAATTTTAA
- a CDS encoding aromatic amino acid hydroxylase, translating to MNPNIETNPLLERLPKHLQQFIKPQDYSDYTPINQAVWRYVMRKNVDYLSKVAHDSYLEGLRKTGIEIDSIPSMYGMNRILSEIGWAAVAVDGFIPPNAFMEFQAYNVLVIASDIRQLEHIEYTPAPDIIHEGAGHAPIIANPEYAEYLRRFGEIGCKAISSHKDYQMYEAIRLLSILKEAEDTPQEKIDEAEKAVADLQNDMGELSEMAQIRNLHWWTVEYGLIGTVENPKIYGAGLLSSIGESAHCMTDNVKKIPYDISAANQNFDITQLQPQLYVTPTFSHLSLILEEFANKMALRTGGLSGIQKLIHSNALGTIELSTGLQISGVFTNVIEEEGKPVYIQTTGKTALAYREKELVGHGTLTHPHGFGSPIGKLKGFNLAIEDMSPKDLQAYSIVENETVKLEFEGNIIVEGEIITGSRNLHGEIILISFRNCTVTHGETVLFQPEWGNYDMAIGKKVISAFSGPADVNSFDLINIVPSTKTIKAKHTEERDELENLYVAVRAIRINKSDKTALKSVFEKLKNNHSNDWLLAVEITELLKDSDEKQLLQEVLVYLDQLKERRPEVAHLISGGLDLIFDSSFA from the coding sequence ATGAATCCAAATATTGAAACCAATCCGTTATTAGAGCGATTGCCTAAACATTTACAGCAATTTATTAAACCTCAAGATTATAGTGATTACACTCCTATCAATCAGGCGGTTTGGCGATATGTAATGCGCAAAAACGTAGATTATCTTTCTAAAGTTGCGCACGATTCTTATCTGGAAGGCTTGCGCAAAACCGGTATCGAAATAGACTCTATTCCGAGTATGTACGGCATGAACCGAATCCTTAGCGAAATTGGCTGGGCAGCGGTTGCTGTTGACGGTTTTATTCCGCCAAATGCTTTTATGGAGTTTCAGGCCTATAATGTTTTGGTTATTGCTTCAGACATTCGTCAATTGGAACATATTGAATATACTCCTGCCCCAGACATCATTCACGAAGGTGCAGGCCACGCTCCTATTATTGCCAATCCAGAATATGCTGAATATTTAAGACGTTTTGGCGAAATTGGGTGCAAAGCCATTTCTTCTCATAAAGATTATCAAATGTATGAAGCAATTCGTCTGCTTTCAATTTTAAAGGAAGCCGAAGACACGCCGCAAGAAAAAATCGATGAAGCCGAAAAAGCTGTTGCCGATTTACAAAATGATATGGGCGAATTGTCTGAAATGGCTCAAATCAGAAATTTGCATTGGTGGACTGTCGAGTACGGTTTGATTGGAACTGTTGAAAACCCAAAAATATATGGCGCGGGACTGCTTTCTTCGATTGGCGAAAGCGCCCACTGTATGACCGATAATGTAAAGAAAATACCTTATGATATTTCGGCTGCTAATCAGAATTTCGATATTACGCAGTTGCAGCCCCAGCTTTATGTAACGCCAACTTTTTCGCATTTGAGTTTGATCTTAGAAGAGTTTGCCAACAAAATGGCTTTACGAACAGGAGGCCTTTCTGGAATTCAAAAACTGATTCATTCAAATGCTTTGGGAACTATTGAATTAAGCACTGGTCTTCAGATTTCTGGAGTTTTTACCAATGTTATCGAAGAAGAAGGAAAACCAGTTTACATCCAGACTACAGGTAAAACTGCTTTGGCTTACCGCGAAAAAGAATTGGTCGGACACGGAACTTTAACGCATCCGCACGGGTTTGGCAGCCCGATTGGGAAACTGAAAGGGTTTAATCTGGCAATTGAAGATATGAGTCCGAAAGACTTACAGGCTTACAGCATTGTAGAAAATGAAACTGTAAAACTGGAATTTGAAGGCAACATTATTGTTGAAGGCGAAATCATTACGGGATCTAGAAATCTTCACGGAGAAATTATTTTAATCAGTTTTAGAAATTGCACCGTAACTCATGGCGAGACTGTTTTGTTTCAGCCTGAATGGGGCAATTATGATATGGCAATTGGCAAAAAAGTGATTTCTGCTTTCTCAGGCCCAGCTGACGTGAATAGTTTTGACTTAATTAATATTGTTCCTTCAACAAAAACAATCAAAGCGAAACATACTGAAGAGCGTGACGAATTAGAAAATTTATACGTAGCCGTTAGAGCTATTAGAATAAATAAAAGTGATAAAACAGCACTAAAATCTGTTTTTGAAAAACTAAAAAACAATCATTCAAACGATTGGCTTTTAGCTGTCGAAATCACAGAACTTCTGAAGGATTCTGACGAAAAACAGCTTTTGCAGGAAGTTTTGGTTTATCTGGATCAATTGAAAGAAAGACGTCCTGAGGTTGCGCATTTAATTTCTGGCGGATTGGATTTGATTTTTGACAGTTCTTTTGCCTAA